A window of Streptomyces sp. NBC_01689 genomic DNA:
GTCCTGGATGGCCTCGGTGGACTTGTCCCGGACGTTGACCCCGTGTTCCGCACCGTTCTCCTTCGCCACGTCCAGCTTGTTGTCCGTGCGCGCGAGGGCCACCACGGTCGCGCCGCTCCCGAGCAGCTTCGCGTACTGCACCGCGTAACTGCCCAGACCACCGATGCCGGTGACGGCGACGGTGCGGGCGGGACCGAGTTTGCCCGCGTCCCGGAGCTTTCTCATCCCCCGGTACGGGGTCATGCCCGCGTCGGTCATGGGAGCGAGGAGCTCGGGCGCCTTCGCGGCCTCCTCCGAGACGGGAACGGCGTGACGGTACTGCACCGTCATGTACTCGGCGAAGCCTCCCGGAGGGCCGAACCCCACCCACCTGCCGTTGCCGCTGCACAACTGCTCGTTGCCCTCCCGGCACTGGCGGCAGGTGCCGTCGCCCCAGCTGGGGTTGACCACGACCATGTCCCCCTCCGAGTAGCCGGCCGATTTCGGCACGCCGCTGCCCAGCCCCGCCACCCGGCCCGTGACCTCGTGGCCGGGGATGTAGGGAAGATCCACGGGGAAGGGGCCTTTGAAGTAGCCGTCGAGGAGCTGGTAGTCGCTGCGGCACATGCCGGTCGCGGCGACCTTCAGCAGAATCTCGTCCGGCGCCGGTTCGGGCACGGGCACTTCCTCGATCCGAAGGGGCTCGTTGTATCCGTGCATCCGGGCTGCTCGCATCAGCATGGGGGTGCCTCGCTTTCGCCGGCAGACGATGGTGCGCGTCGTGCGGCGCGCCGGGACCCGGAGTTCCGTCGCGGGTCGGTGGCCGCCGCATCCGATACCACCAGGTTCCTGCGCCCGCCCCGGCGGCGCATCCGGAGCCCTTCCGGCACCCCTGCCCGGCCCGAATTGCCGGGCAGGGGTGCCGGTCATAGCGTGGGAGGCCGGGTCCGCGTCCGTCGCGCCGGTGCGCCGCGGTCCGGTGGCGCGTTACGACCGACTCCGCGCACCGCGCGCCCGGCACCGCTCGTTCCTCTCCCCTCACCGACCGCGGACGAGAGGGCTGGTCATGATCAAACCCTATGGTCCCTACGACTTCATGCCGCCGCTCAGGACCTTCTCGCTGACCTCCGAGTCCGTGGCCGACGGTGAGCCCCTGGCCCCCGCGCAGGTGAGCGGCATCCTGGGAGCGGGCGGATCGGACATCTCGCCACAGTTGAGCTGGTCCGGATTTCCCGAGGAGACGCGGAGTTTCACGGTCGCGATGTTCGACCCCGACGTGCCCACCGCCTCCGGCTTCTGGCACTGGGCCGTCGCGAACCTGCCCGCCTCCGTGACCGACCTCCCGGCCGGCGCGGGGGACGGCGGTGATCTGCCGGGCGCGGGGCTGACGTTGACCAACGACGCCGGCTATCGACGGTACCTCGGCCCCGCGACACCGCCGGGCAACGGCCCGGACCGCTACTTCCTCGTGGTCCACGCCGTCGACGTGGAGGAACTGGACGTCTCGGAGACGACGTCGCCCGCGCTCATGGACTTCCTCCTGTTCACCCACGCGATCGCGCGGGCGACGCTGCACGGCACCTACGAGCGGTGAGCGACCGGGGCCCTCCGCCCCGCCCCGCCCTGTCCGGCCCGGGCGGGGCGCCGCACTGCTCGGCCGGGCCCGCGCGTCCGCGCCATCGTGGGGCCGTGAGACCGCGAGGTTGCGTGGTCACGAGGCCTCAGGGCCGGACCCACGGGGGCGACCGGCTCGGGTTCGCTCACCGATCGGTGCGCAGGATGGTGAGAAAGGCCTTCAGCTGACGGGAGACCTGCGGGACGCCGCGCCACACCAGGGCCTTCTGGTAGGTGACCGGGGGGTGGAGAGGGAGAGCGACCACATCGGCGTCGTCGGCCAGAGCCCGGTCCGTCGGTGCCGACAGGGCGATACCCGGTACGGTCAAGCTGCGGTCGCCGTCGTGGGCGACGTCGGTTCCGCGGCAACGCTGAGCATCCTGCGTTTCCTTGAGCGCAACGGATTCCCGGTGACAGCCCTCGAAATCACCGAGCCTGACACGCTGCAATTTCTCCGAAATCGCGATGTGGACTCCAGTCGCCAGAAATTCCCCTTGGTCGTCCATGGGCAGGGGAAAATTCTGGAGAATCCCGCCATCGAGGTCCTCGCCGAGCATCTGGGCATCAGGGAGGAATTGCGGTCCGGTGACGAGGTGGCCGATCTGGCGATCGTGGGAGCGGGGCCGGCCGGGCTGGCGGCAGCCGTCCACGGGGCGTCCGAAGGGCTTCGCACCCTCGTCCTGGAGGCTGAGGCGCCAGGCGGGCAAGCGGGCTCGTCGTCCATGATCGAAAACTACCTCGGCTTCCCTCTCGGAGTCAGCGGGCAGGACCTTGCGGCGCGAGCGGAGAACCAGGCACAGAAATTCGGTGCCCGCATCGCTCTCCCGCGACGCGTGGCCGGTCTCGACTGCGCGGGTCCTCCTTTCACCCTGAGAATGGAGGACGGAGACACCGTGCGCGCCCGATCGCTGGTCATCGCGACGGGTGCGCATTACCGCCGCCTGGACCTGCCGGACGTGGCACGCTTCGAGGGGAGCGGAATACAGTATGCGGCCACCGCGGTCGAAGCCCGGCTGTGTGCGGGTGAGGAGGTCGTCGTCGGCGGCGCGAATTCCGCGGGCCAGGCCGCGGTATTCCTGTCGAAGCAGGCGCGCCATGTGCATCTGCTCGTCCGCGGTCCGGCGCCGGCGTTGAAGATATCCCATTACCTGCAGGAACGTGTCCAGGCGTCCGATCGAATCAGCGTCCACGTGCACACCCGGCTCACCGCACTCGACGCTGCCCGGCATCTCGACACGGCTCACTGGGGCGACACGCGAACCGGGACCGGGACGGCCAGGAAAGTCGCCGGCGTCTTCCTCATGACCGGTGCCACTCCGAACACCGCATGGCTCGGCGACTGCCTGGAGACCGACAGGGACGGATTCCTGTGCACCGGTGCGCAAGTCACCCGGCACACGGACGCGTTCACTCGCCGCCGTGCTCACGATCTGGAAACCAGCGTCCCGGGAATCTTCGCGGTGGGCGACGTTCGTGCGGAGTCGGTCAAGCGCGTTGCCTCCGCCGTCGGTGAGGGCTCCGTCGTCGTCCCAGCCGTGCATCAGGTTCTCGGAGAGCAGGCCGCTCCACAGGACGGGTCTCGTGTCCGGGAGCCCCGGCCGCACCACGCCCCGACGGGTGCACCGCGCTGAGCCGGAGGCTCGCCGGCGAGCGTTCTCCCTGTTCGCAGGGGCTGCCGTGTGACTCCCGGTGGCGTCTCGGGACGTGCTCCGGATGCGTGCGGGGCGCGGGCGCAGGACCCTGGTGGTGGCGAAAGCCGCGGCCCCGCGACCAGGGGTGAACCCGGAGTCGTCCCCGCGTGCCGTCGATCGCCCGCGCCGCCGACGCCCGGAGCGAGGCGGGCGACCGCGAAGAACTCTGCGTCCGGGCCGAGTTGACGTGGAGACGTGCTCCATCGAGCGTGTTGGGGAAGTGGAAGCGCATGGCTCCCTTGGGGATCTTGAAATCGAGTGAGAGAAGCAGGACGGCGAGTGAGAGAAGCAGGGCAGGAAGGCCGGCCGTCTCGGCGGCCGTGCTCGCCGCCCTGGCCCTGATGCCGACGCGGGCCGCCGACGCCGTCGGTGGAGCGCCTGACAAGGGCAAGCCGACCGTGGTGCTCGTCCACGGGGCGTTCGCCGACGGATCCAGTTGGTCCGCGGTCGCGCAACGCCTGCAGAGGGACGGCTACCGGGTCATCGCCCCGCCCAACACGCTGCGCGGCATCCCGCGGGACTCGACGTATCTGAACAGTCTCCTCAAGACCATCAAGGGTCCGGTCGTCCTCGTCGGCCACTCCTACGGCGGCGAGGTGATCTCGCAGGCCGCCGCCGGAGCCGACAACGTCGAGGCGCTGGTCCACGTCAACGCGATCATGCCGGACAAGGGAGAGTCGTTCCCCAGTCTCTCCGGCAAGTCCGCCCCCGCTCCGCTCACCAAGGCGTTCCAGCCCGTACCGTTCCGTGACGGCGACGGCACGACGGGCACGGACCTCTACATCCAGCCTGCCAAACTCCACGCGACCTTCGCCCAGGACCTCCCCCGGCAGCAGACGGACGTCATGGCGTCGACGCAACGTCCCATCGCGCGGAGCGCGTTCACGGACAAGCTGACCGCCGCGGCGTGGCGGGACAAGCCCGTCCACGTGCTCGTGGGCAAGCAGGGCCGGGCCATCGACCCCGGCCTCGAACGGTACGAGGCGAAGCGGGCGCACGCACGCAGGATCGTGGAGATCGACTCGTCCCACGTCTCGCTGATCTCCCACCCCCAGGAGGTCACCGACCTCATCGTGAGCGCGGCCCGCGACTCGGGCCGACGGTAGGTGACCGGGCATGGCCTGCCGCACGGAGGGGCCGGTCGGAGTCGTCCGTAGCGGTCCGTCCGCCGGAGGAGACTCGACGGAGCGGGGCGGACGCGGACGTGCCACGGGACGCCGACGTCGTCGCCACGAACCGGTGAGCGCGTCGTGAGGAGTCCACCGGAGGGCGAGGGCAGCCGCGGGAGACGCGTGAAGCTGCTGGTCTACTCGGTCGAGGTCAGCCTGGCGAGTCTGCTGAGCTACTGGGCCACCACCAGCGTCTGGAGTGCCCATCAGTCGTACGAGGACAGCCGGCTCGGCGGGATGTGGGCCGCGATCTCCGCCATCTTCGTGGTCCGTGAATGCAAGAGACAGAGCCGGACCGCGGCGGTCGCCCGCATGTCGGCGACGCTCATCAGCTTCGCGCTGTGTCTGATCTACCTCACCTTCCTGCCCTTCCACGCGTGGGGCCTCGCCCTGCTCGTGGGACTGAGCGTCCTGATCCCCGGACTCGTCGGCAGACCCGGCGACGAGACGACCGCGGCCATCACCACGACCGTCGTCTTGGTCGTCGCGGGGCTGAACCCGCACGAGGCCTGGAAACAGCCGCTCCTGCGCCTGGCCGACACCGCGGTCGGCGTCGCCTCGGGACTCGTCGTCCTGTTCGTCACGAACGCGCTGAGCGCCCGGTGGGCGCGCGGGGGCGAGGGCAGCGGATACCCCGAGTTCTACGGTCGCACGGACCGCGTCGAGAAAAGGAGTCCTCGACATGACTGACTCGTCGCTGAAGAAGGTTCTCATCACCGGCGCGGGCTCCGGATTCGGATGCGAAGCAGCCATGCGTCTGGCACAGAAGGGCTTCGACGTGATCGCCGCCGTCGAGATCTACGCCCAGGTGCAGACGCTGAAGTGGCAGGCGGCCGAGCGCAAGGTCCAGCTGCGGGTGGAGAAGCTCGACGTCACCGACGAGGGCGACCGGCACAAGGCTCTCGACCGGGGCGTGGAGATCCTCGTGAACAACGGGGGCGTCGGAGAGGGAGGTTCGACGGTCGATGTCCCCGGCCCCGACATCCGGCACCAGTTCGAGGTCAACGTCACGGGACCGCTTCTCCTCACCCAGAGCATCGCCAAGCAGATGATCAAGCGGGGCGCGGGGCGCATCGTCTGGGTCTCCTCGCGGGAGGGCCTGAACGTCAATCCCTTCACCGGTATCTACTCCGCGTCCAAGCATGCGGTCGAGGCGGTCGCCGAGACCATGGCGTACGAGCGGCAGGAGTACAACATCGAGGTGGCCACGGTGAACCCGGGTCCGTTCCTCACCGGCTTCAACGACCGCATGTTCCAGACGTGGGAGAGCTGGGAGGACGACCCCTCCGAGAGGCTCTTCGACTACTCCGAACTCGCCTTCTCCCGCGCGCAGTTCGACCCGGCGCCGGTGTTCGCGACCCTGACCGCGGTGGCTGCCGGGGAGGTCCGGAGCTTCCGCAGTCCGGAGCCCACGTCGGTGATCGACGAGACCAGGCACCTGCAGCAGGTTCCCTGGGAGCGGAAGGTCACCGACGGCCTCGGAACACGGCACGAGGCCATCAAGAACGCCTACAAGATGCAGCCGGAGACGCCCGTCTCGATCTGACGGAGCCGGGGAGGGGGCGGCACGGCGGGACCGGTCGAGGACCGGTCGACGAACGGCGGGAAGCCGGGCAGCACTTCACCCTGTGTCAGGTCCGGTCTCGGCGGACCGGTTGCCGGCCGCACGGCCGGAGGGACGCCTGTGGGCCAGGTGCGCGGTGAGCGGCCCCGGGGGTCAGGCGCAGACGGCGGCGGCGACGCGGGCGAGGGCGGCACGGGTGGGACCACGGTCGGCGTGCGCGGCCATGACGGGGCGTGCGGCGCGTCCGCCGGCCCTGAATCCGGCAGGCGTCCGGGTACGCCGACGGCGCCGGGAAAGCGGCCGGGCCTTCCCGACGCCGTCGCACCGTCGCACCGTCGACCGGGCCTGGGGCGCGATACGTCAGTTCCGCCGCCGACTCCGACCAGCAGCTGACCTGACCGTATGGACGGCCGAACCGGGGACACCCTCGTATGAGGGACCGCGCCTCCTCGCCTCCTGGGCCGTCACGGACCATCCTGCCCGGTGACGGAGGGCGTCCTGGTCCCGGGAGGTCGGGCGCGCCGGGGCCACGGCCGCCGCGTGGTGAACTCGGCCTCCCGCGCGGCGGCCGTGGCCCCGGCGCGGTGGCTCGGGCACTCTTCGCCCGCGATCACCCGCGGTTACTATGCTCACTTCATGCCGGAGGCCGGGAGCAACGGGCGCGCCGCCATTGACGGACTGTTCGGGAAGCGGCGGGACCGGCGTGCCGGCCGACACTCCCCAGATTCTCCCCAGGCCCGTCGACGGGTGACTCCCGTTGCCACGGCACTCCATAGTTGACCGTGAAGTACACAGTCGAAGAGACGGGCGGCCTGGGAAATTGCTGAAAGAGGTCACCGCGACCCGCTATGTCACGCCCTTGCGTGAGGGCGGCTCGCTGCCGGGGCTCGTCGAGGCCGACGACCTCGGCACGTACGTCATGAAGTTCACCGGTGCGGGGCAGGGGCGCAAGACGCTCGTCGCGGAGGTCGTCTGCGGTGAACTCGCCCGCCGGCTGGGCCTGCGCGTGCCCGGGCTGGTGACGATCGGCCTGGACCCCGTCATGGGCCTGGGCGAACCCGACCAGGAGGTCCAGGGCCTGCTCAAGTCGAGCGGCGGCCCGAACCTCGGGATGGACTTCCTGTCCGGCGCCCTCGGCTTCGACTCGCTCGCCTTCGAGGTGAGCGCGCGGGAGGCCGGCCGGATCGTCTGGTTCGACGCGCTCGTCAACAACGTCGACCGGTCCTGGCGCAACCCCAACCTGCTGATGTGGCACGGCGACCTGTGGCTCATCGACCACGGCGCGACCATGATCTGGCACCACCACTGGCCCGGCGCCCGGGCCTCCGCCGCCAAGCCGTACGACGCGTCCGACCACGCCCTCGCGCCCTTCGGCCCGGACATCGCCTCGGCGGCCGCCGAGCTGGCACCGCTGGTGACCGCGGACCTGCTCGCCGAGGTCACCGCGGCGATCCCGGAGGAGTGGCTGGCCGACGAGCCGGGCTTCGACTCCACGGAGGCGCTGCGCCACGCCTACGCGGAACCGCTCCTCGGCCGGGCCCCCGTCATCCACGAGCGGATCAGGGGCGTCGAGGACCGCGTGTCGGGAGGGTTCCCCGGAGGCGGCGGAGATCCCGGAGACGGCGGGGCCTCCGGCGGCGGGGGAAGCAGGGGCACCGGGACCACCGAGGGGGACGAGTGAACGAGCGGGACGTCTTCGAGTACGCGCTGCTGCGGGTGGTGCCGCGCGTCGAGCGCGGCGAGTGCTTCAACGCGGGCGTACTGGTGTACTGCCGCGCCAAGTCCTTCGTGGCGGCGCACACCCATCTGGACGAGACGAAACTGCGGGTCCTCGACCCGGAGGCCGACGTGGCGGGCGTGCGGGCCGCGCTGCGTGCCGTGGAAGGGGTCTGCGCGGGTGGGAGAGCGGCAGGTCAGGCAGCGGGTGACGACGCCGGCCGGCGCTTTCGCTGGCTGATCGCGCCGCGCTCGACGGTGCTGCAGCCCGGGCCCGTGCACACGGGACTCACGACCGATCCGGAGGCGGAGGCGGAGCGGCTGCTCACGCTGCTGGTCAGGTAATGGATCACACCCGCGCCGTGTGCCGTTGACACCGGGTGCCAGGGCTTCTAGCGTCACGTCTGCTGAAGGTACTAAGCGGTCGCTCACCGGACGGGCGTACCGTGTGAGCCGCAGGGCATGTCAGGCCGCAGGGCTTTTCAAGGGCGAGGAGAACCAGCAATGTCCACCACTGAGCAGCAGGTCGCCGTAGTCACCGGTGCCGCGCGCGGCATCGGCGCCGCGACCGCCGTACGACTGGCCGCCGAGGGCCGCGCGGTCGCGGTCATCGATCTCGACGAGGCCGCGTGCAAGGACACCGTGGAGAAGATCACCGCTGCCGGTGGCCGCGCCCTCGCGGTCGGCTGCGACGTCTCCGACGAGGCGCAGGTCGAGGCCGCGATCGCGCGGATCGCCGAGGAGCTGGGCGCGCCGACCGTCCTGGTGAACAACGCGGGCGTGCTCCGCGACAACCTGCTGTTCAAGATGGCCGCGTCCGACTGGGACACCGTCATGAACGTGCACCTGCGCGGTGCCTTCCTGATGTCGAAGGCCTGCCAGAAGTACATGGTGGACGCGAACTTCGGCCGGATCGTCAACCTGTCCTCCTCCTCCGCCCTCGGCAACCGCGGCCAGGCCAACTACTCGGCCGCCAAGGCCGGTCTGCAGGGCCTGACCAAGACGCTCGCCATCGAGCTCGGCAAGTTCGGCGTCACGGCGAACGCCGTCGCGCCCGGCTTCATCGCCACCGACATGACCGCCGCCACCGCCGCCCGAGTCGGCATGGGCTTCGAGGACTTCCAGGCCGCGGCCGCCACCCAGATCCCCGTGCAGCGCGTCGGCAACCCCGACGACATCGCCAACGCCATCGCCTTCTTCACCGGTGAGGCGGCCGGATTCGTCTCCGGACAGGTGCTGTACGTGGCCGGCGGACCGCTCGACTAGGGCCGGGGACACGGACATGACCTCACTTCCCGAACTCTCCGGCAAGGTGGCCCTCGTCACCGGCGCGAGCCGTGGCATCGGCTACGGCGTCGCGGAGGCACTCATCGCCCGCGGTGACCGCGTGTGCATCACCGGCCGCAACGAGGACGCTCTCAAGGAGGCCGTCGAGACACTCGGTGCCGACCGCGTCATCGGTGTCGCGGGCAAGGCCCACGACGAGGCCCACCAGGCCGTCGCCGTCGAGCGCACCATGGAGGCCTTCGGCCGCGTCGACTACCTGGTCAACAACGCCGGTACGAACCCGGTGTTCGGCCCCATGGCCGACCTGGACCTCAACGTGGCCCGCAAGGTCTTCGAGACGAACGTCGTCTCGGCGCTCGGCTTCGCCCAGCTGACCTGGAAGGCCTGGCAGAGCGAGCACGGCGGCGCGATCGTCAACATCGCGTCCGTCGCGGGCGTCGCCCCCTCGCCGTTCATCGGCGCGTACGGCATGAGCAAGGCCGCCATGATCAACCTGACCGTGCAGCTCGCGCACGAGTTCGCGCCCAAGGTCAGGGTCAACGCGATCGCGCCCGCCGTCGTCAAGACCAAGTTCGCGCAGGCCCTGTACGAGGGCCGCGAGGAAGAGGCGGCCGCGGCGTACCCGCTCGGCCGGCTCGGCGTCCCCTCCGACATCGGAGGCGCCGCCGCGTTCCTCACCTCGGCCCAGTCGGACTGGATCACCGGACAGACCCTCGTGGTCGACGGCGGCATCTTCCTGAACGCCGGAGTGGGCTGACGGACGTCCGGGCGGGGCGACGGACAGTACCGTCCGCCGCCCCACCCGGGCACGGCTTCCCGGCCGGAACTCCTCGGTGGGACCGGCCCACGCCGGGCGGCAGGGTCGTTTTCGCTGGTGGCGAGGGGTGCGCGGACCGTTGTCAGTGGTCGCCTGTAGGTTCTGAGGCCTGGAAGTGACCGCACACCGGAGGAAGTTGACGTGACCGACACCGCCATGCTGCCCGAGTCCTGGCGCGGCGTCCTCGGCGAGGAACTGCAGCAGCCCTACTTCAAGGAACTCGCCGAGTTCGTCGAGGAGGAGCGAGCCAAGGGTCCCGTCTACCCTCCGCGCGAGGAGGTCTTCGCCGCGCTCGACGCGACGCCGTACGAGCGGGTGAAGGTCCTGGTCCTCGGCCAGGACCCGTACCACGGCGAGGGCCAGGGGCACGGCCTGTGCTTCTCGGTTCGCCCCGGCGTGAAGACCCCGCCCTCCCTGCGGAACATCTACAAGGAGATGAAGGAGGAGCTCGGCACCCCGATCCCGGACAACGGCTATCTGATGCCGTGGGCCGAGCAGGGCGTCCTGCTGCTCAACGCGGTGCTGACCGTGCGCTCCGGAGAGGCCAACTCCCACAAGGGCAAGGGCTGGGAGAGGTTCACGGACGCGGTGATCCGTTCCGTGGCCGACCGCCCCGACCCGGCGGTCTTCGTGCTGTGGGGGAACTACGCACAGAAGAAGCTCCCGCTCATCGACCAGGACCGGCACATCGTGGTGAAGGGCGCGCACCCCTCCCCGCTGTCCGCCAAGAAGTTCTTCGGCTCCCGGCCGTTCACCCAGATCAACGAGGCCGTGGCACAGCAGGGCCACGAGCCGATCGACTGGCGGATTCCGGACCTCGGCTGACCCGGGGCCGGGGCGGCTGGGCCGGGCGGGGGCCCGGTTCGCCCCCGGTCGTCCCGGTCCGGCGGCGTACGGGGGCGCCTGAGCCGGTTTGGCGGTGGCTGCGGTTAGCGTCGGAGAAGACAGTGACGAGTCTGGAGGACGCGGTGGCGGAGCAGCAGGAGCAGATGGCGCCGGACGCCATGATGACCCGGATCGGCCAGGCCGTCATGCTGCACCACGGCGGCGACCGTGAGGAGGCCCGGTGCCGCTTCCTGGACCTGTGGGCGGAGATCGGCGAGGACGGCGACCCGCTGCACCGCTGCACCCTGGCGCACTACATGGCGGACACCCAGGACGACCCCTCGGACGAGCTGGCGTGGGACCTGCGGGCCCTGTCGGCGGCCGACGAACTCGGGGACGACCGGGTCGCGGAGCACCACCGGTCACCCGCGGTACGGGCGTTCTACCCGTCGCTGCATCTGAACCTGGCCGCGGACTACGTGAAACTCGGCCGTTGCGACGCGGCCCGTACGCATCTGCGCCGGGCCCGCGGCGCGGTGGGTGTCCTCGGTGACGACCGGTACGGGGACGGGGTGCGCGCGGCGATCGGCCGGCTGGAGCTGAGGCTCGACGACGAGGGGCCGTCGGAGGGCACACCGGGGGAGGGGCCCGGCCGGTTCGGCGGCCCCGGAGGAGAGACGCTGGGCCCGCCCCGCCGACGCCCCTGACGGCCGCCCCGGAAGCACGGCGGGGTCCGGCCGGGAAACCCCGCTTGGCCGGCCCGCCCCGGATGCGGTACCTCGATCACGGAGTCGGAGACCCCGGAGTCGGAGACCCCGGAGTCCGGGGGCCCGGAGTCCGAGGGACGGAAGCCCGGAGCCCGGAGTCCGAGACCTCGGAGCCCGAGGGACCGAAGCCTGAGTCCGGGAGTCCGGGAACCCGGAGTCCGAGGGACGGAAGCCCGGAGTCCGAAGGACCGAAGTCCGGGAGCCCGAAGCCCAGGAGTCAGAGAGCCCGGAGTCCGAGAGACCGAAGCTCGGAGTCCGAGAGGCCGAAAGCAGGGCGTGGGCGGGTCAATGACCGTACGTGCCCTTGCAGATGACCGCCTCGGGGCTGCCCGGATTCCAGCCGCCGTACTTCGTGCCGAGGACACACAGATCCTGGACCTTCGGGACGTGCGTCGCCGGGGGCGGGGCGGCGGTGTGGTGGGCGGACCCGTGCGGCTTCGGCCGGGCGTGCGGTGCGGCGGGGGCGTGCCGCTGAGCCGGGACCTGCGGGGCGGCCTGCGCGGGCGGAGCGGCGTGGTGTCTCCCCGTGGCGCGGGACGCCTCCGGTGAGGGCTTCGGCGACGGTCCGACGAACTCCAGGGCCTCCTGCCCCGGAGCCTGCACGACCCGCTCCACGGCCCGTCCGTCCGGACGTGGCGAGGGCAGGGTGGGCGCGGAGGCCGGGCCGGGGGCGGCCGGCCGCTGGACGGTCACACAGCCGGCGAGGGCGGAGACCGCCACGGTGACCAGGAGTGCCGCGGTCGTCGTCGTTCGGTGCATCCACACAACTCTGCTGCGTCGGGGGCTCCTTGGGGAGCGGAGAAGGCACAGGATGCCCCGCACGGGTGATCCTTGCGCTCCTCCGGCGGGCACCGGCGGACGCCGGGTGACCCGCGGCCGCCGACCGGCGACGGTGCGGCGGGGCGCCGTCGCCGTCGTCGCGCGCCCGCCGGACACCACGGGGTCCCCCTCCCCGCAGCCGGGGTCCGGTTCCTCGGGCTGCCGCGCCGACCGGTGCGGGCCGGGACGCCCGTATGCTTCCGACCAGGTCAGCGTCGAACGAAGGAGACCTCGTGAAGGTCGGCTGCATCGGACTCGGTGACATCGCGCAGAAGGCGTACCTGCCGGTGCTCGGCGCCCAGCCGGGGATCGAGCTGCATCTGCAGACCCGGACGCCCGAGACGCTGGCCCGGGTCGCCGACGGGCTGCACCTTCCACAGGGCCGACGGCACACCGATCTCACCGCTCTGCTCGACCAGGGGCTCGACGCGGCGTTCGTGCACGCGGCCACCGTGGCGCACCCCGAGATCGTCGCGCGGCTCCTGGAGGCGGGCGTACCGACGTTCGTCGACAAGCCGCTCGCCTACGAGCTCGACGCGTCGCAGGAGCTGGTCCGGCTCGCGGAGGAACGCGACGTCAGTCTCGCCGTCGGCTTCAACCGGCGTCACGCGCCCGGGTACGCGCAGTGCCTGGAGCACCCGCGCGAGCTGATCGTGATGCAGAAGAACCGGATAGGGCTGCCCGAGGTGCCCCGCACGATGATCCTCGACGACTTCATCCACGTCGTGGACACCCTGCGGTTCCTGGTGCCGGGGCCGGTCGACGACGTGACGGTACGGGGCCGCGTGGAGGGCGGACTGCTCCACCACGTCGTGCTCCAGCTCGCGGGCGACGGCTTCACGGCGCTCGGTGTGATGAACCGGCTGAGCGGCTCGGCGGAGGAGATCCTGGAGGTCTCCGGCCAGGACACCAAGCGCCAGGTGCTCAACCTCGCCGAGGTGATCGACCACAAGGGCCAGCCCAGCGTGCG
This region includes:
- a CDS encoding SDR family oxidoreductase; the protein is MTSLPELSGKVALVTGASRGIGYGVAEALIARGDRVCITGRNEDALKEAVETLGADRVIGVAGKAHDEAHQAVAVERTMEAFGRVDYLVNNAGTNPVFGPMADLDLNVARKVFETNVVSALGFAQLTWKAWQSEHGGAIVNIASVAGVAPSPFIGAYGMSKAAMINLTVQLAHEFAPKVRVNAIAPAVVKTKFAQALYEGREEEAAAAYPLGRLGVPSDIGGAAAFLTSAQSDWITGQTLVVDGGIFLNAGVG
- the ung gene encoding uracil-DNA glycosylase, which produces MTDTAMLPESWRGVLGEELQQPYFKELAEFVEEERAKGPVYPPREEVFAALDATPYERVKVLVLGQDPYHGEGQGHGLCFSVRPGVKTPPSLRNIYKEMKEELGTPIPDNGYLMPWAEQGVLLLNAVLTVRSGEANSHKGKGWERFTDAVIRSVADRPDPAVFVLWGNYAQKKLPLIDQDRHIVVKGAHPSPLSAKKFFGSRPFTQINEAVAQQGHEPIDWRIPDLG
- a CDS encoding Gfo/Idh/MocA family protein gives rise to the protein MKVGCIGLGDIAQKAYLPVLGAQPGIELHLQTRTPETLARVADGLHLPQGRRHTDLTALLDQGLDAAFVHAATVAHPEIVARLLEAGVPTFVDKPLAYELDASQELVRLAEERDVSLAVGFNRRHAPGYAQCLEHPRELIVMQKNRIGLPEVPRTMILDDFIHVVDTLRFLVPGPVDDVTVRGRVEGGLLHHVVLQLAGDGFTALGVMNRLSGSAEEILEVSGQDTKRQVLNLAEVIDHKGQPSVRRRGDWVPVARQRGIEQGVLLFLDAVRAGKVLSARDALATHELCERVVRAVRERSAGA